One window of the Triticum dicoccoides isolate Atlit2015 ecotype Zavitan chromosome 3B, WEW_v2.0, whole genome shotgun sequence genome contains the following:
- the LOC119279879 gene encoding uncharacterized protein At4g15970-like, with protein sequence MGLLKEGSLKLSSHQVVPLFLGAALPTILLFVLASDRLDEQLSSVSGSWLGNSNGGTPGTAPALLPKREEEKFTGLAELLTKVATDDGTVIITSVNEAWARPGSLLDLFLAGFKNGKGIAHLLNHTLIVAVDRDALAHCEVVHPHCYLYEVTSANVSSANRFMSKSYLELVWAKLGVPERVLQLGYNYLFTDVDILWLRNPFRHINLYADLAISTDGFEGNAEALTNVGNTGFYYVRSTNRTVEMLKRWRAARSRFPSTHDQGVLNEIKAELAAGDLQIKFVFLDTVIFGGFCQFHGEMDKVCTMHAICCIGLENKVHDLRNLAADWKNYTSLAPTEKRSGRRRWTSPNRCKASMRKQ encoded by the exons ATGGGGTTGCTCAAGGAGGGGAGCCTGAAGCTGAGCAGCCACCAGGTGGTGCCGCTCTTCCTCGGGGCAGCTCTGCCCACGATCCTCCTCTTCGTCTTGGCCTCCGACCGGCTGGACGAGCAGCTGTCCAGCGTCTCCGGCAGCTGGCTGGGGAACAGCAACGGTGGAACTCCGGGGACGGCTCCTGCACTGCTACCGAAACGTGAG GAGGAGAAATTCACAGGGCTCGCAGAGCTACTAACCAAGGTAGCGACCGATGACGGGACGGTGATCATCACATCAGTGAACGAGGCGTGGGCGCGGCCAGGCTCCCTCCTTGACCTCTTCCTCGCGGGCTTCAAGAACGGCAAGGGTATAGCGCACCTCCTCAATCACACTCTCATTGTCGCTGTCGATCGAGACGCCTTGGCCCATTGCGAGGTTGTGCACCCACATTGCTACCTCTACGAGGTCACCTCCGCCAACGTCAGCTCCGCCAACCGCTTCATGTCCAAAAGCTACCTCGAGCTCGTGTGGGCCAAACTCGGGGTCCCGGAGCgtgtcctccagcttggctacaacTATCTCTTCACC GATGTGGATATCTTGTGGCTGCGCAACCCGTTCCGGCACATCAACCTGTACGCCGACTTGGCGATCTCGACCGACGGTTTCGAAGGTAATGCCGAGGCCCTAACAAATGTGGGAAACACCGGCTTCTACTACGTTAGGTCGACGAACAGGACGGTGGAGATGCTAAAGCGCTGGCGGGCAGCGAGGTCACGGTTCCCCTCCACCCACGACCAAGGAGTGCTAAACGAGATCAAGGCCGAGCTCGCGGCCGGTGACCTACAAATCAAGTTTGTGTTCCTTGACACAGTGATCTTTGGCGGTTTCTGCCAGTTCCACGGAGAGATGGACAAGGTATGTACGATGCACGCCATCTGCTGCATCGGGCTCGAGAACAAGGTGCATGACCTTAGGAACCTGGCCGCTGACTGGAAGAACTACACGAGCCTGGCACCAACGGAGAAGAGGAGTGGCAGACGTAGGTGGACATCCCCCAACCGGTGCAAGGCGTCGATGAGAAAACAGTGA